In the Pithys albifrons albifrons isolate INPA30051 chromosome 3, PitAlb_v1, whole genome shotgun sequence genome, one interval contains:
- the IL15RA gene encoding interleukin-15 receptor subunit alpha isoform X1, with product MDTPRDEQGVPGGSRCPSCHSMCFSPCPARCSRPQDVPNAHIEVGTDMGLHSLLRYSCAVGYKRRAGTSSLIRCVQPDGSARPRWTHPTLQCIRDPALARQTPGPTIPMVPHPESTTPRGTSPTSSPSPAGQPGADGPPLETSRPVEKLPAPDTSTVGEGTTPLPDTPLDSATVSTPALASSIGLLLVLLVMGIVACWRCKMHPRSGYEVTPGDIPMVAPAAGNEEVPPPGIVPVG from the exons atggacactcccagggatgagcagggcgTTCCGGGTGGTTCCCGGTGTCCCAGCTGCCATTCCATGTGTTTCTCTCCGTGCCCAGCGCGGTGCAGCCGCCCCCAGGACGTGCCCAACGCCCACATCGAGGTGGGCACCGACATGGGGCTGCACTCGCTGCTCCGCTACTCCTGTGCCGTGGGGTACAAGCGCCGCGCCGGCACCTCCAGCCTCATCCGGTGTGTCCAACCCGACGGATCCGCCCGGCCCCGATGGACACACCCCACCCTGCAGTGCATCC GAGACCCAGCTCTGGCCCGACAAACCCCTGGCCCGACGATCCCGATGGTGCCACACCCGGAGAGCACAACCCCGAGGG gaacCAGCCCAActtccagcccctctccagcaggACAACCTGGAGCTGATGGGCCACCACTGGAGACATCCAGGCCCGTGGAGAAGCTTCCGGCACCGGACACATCCACGGTGGGAGAGGGGACAACCCCCCTGCCCGACACCCCCTTGGACAGTGCCACAG tttccacCCCAGCCTTGGCCTCTTCCATAG GGCTTCTCCTGGTGCTCCTGGTCATGGGAATCGTGGCCTGCTGGAGGTGCAAAAT GCACCCACGGTCAGGCTATGAGGTGACACCAGGGGACATTCCCAtggtggctcctgctgctgggaacgAGGAGGTGCCACCCCCTGGAATCGTCCCCGTGGGATGA
- the IL15RA gene encoding interleukin-15 receptor subunit alpha isoform X2, with protein MARTLLALLCGIAPVLLLLLLRVAADTARCSRPQDVPNAHIEVGTDMGLHSLLRYSCAVGYKRRAGTSSLIRCVQPDGSARPRWTHPTLQCIRDPALARQTPGPTIPMVPHPESTTPRGTSPTSSPSPAGQPGADGPPLETSRPVEKLPAPDTSTVGEGTTPLPDTPLDSATVSTPALASSIGLLLVLLVMGIVACWRCKMHPRSGYEVTPGDIPMVAPAAGNEEVPPPGIVPVG; from the exons ATGGCGCGGACGCTGCTGGCGCTGCTGTGCGGGATcgcccctgtgctgctgctgctgctgctccgcGTCGCCGCCGACACCG CGCGGTGCAGCCGCCCCCAGGACGTGCCCAACGCCCACATCGAGGTGGGCACCGACATGGGGCTGCACTCGCTGCTCCGCTACTCCTGTGCCGTGGGGTACAAGCGCCGCGCCGGCACCTCCAGCCTCATCCGGTGTGTCCAACCCGACGGATCCGCCCGGCCCCGATGGACACACCCCACCCTGCAGTGCATCC GAGACCCAGCTCTGGCCCGACAAACCCCTGGCCCGACGATCCCGATGGTGCCACACCCGGAGAGCACAACCCCGAGGG gaacCAGCCCAActtccagcccctctccagcaggACAACCTGGAGCTGATGGGCCACCACTGGAGACATCCAGGCCCGTGGAGAAGCTTCCGGCACCGGACACATCCACGGTGGGAGAGGGGACAACCCCCCTGCCCGACACCCCCTTGGACAGTGCCACAG tttccacCCCAGCCTTGGCCTCTTCCATAG GGCTTCTCCTGGTGCTCCTGGTCATGGGAATCGTGGCCTGCTGGAGGTGCAAAAT GCACCCACGGTCAGGCTATGAGGTGACACCAGGGGACATTCCCAtggtggctcctgctgctgggaacgAGGAGGTGCCACCCCCTGGAATCGTCCCCGTGGGATGA